Proteins from one Apium graveolens cultivar Ventura unplaced genomic scaffold, ASM990537v1 ctg7099, whole genome shotgun sequence genomic window:
- the LOC141703781 gene encoding beta-glucosidase 6-like — MTSLSIDLEANSIWLYIVPWGMRSLLNYVKTRYGNPLVIITENGMDDANNSSISIKDALKDEKRIKYHNDYLTNVLAAITEDGCNVKGYFAWSLLDNFEWASGFSSRFGLYYVDYHDKLRRYAKDSAYWFKRFLAPN, encoded by the exons ATGACAAGTCTCAGTATAGACTTAGAG GCCAATTCGATATGGTTGTACATAGTACCTTGGGGAATGAGAAGTCTTCTGAATTATGTGAAGACAAGATATGGGAATCCCTTAGTCATAATAACTGAAAATG GTATGGATGATGCAAATAACTCATCTATTTCCATTAAGGATGCGCTGAAGGATGAGAAAAGGATCAAATACCATAACGATTACTTGACAAACGTGCTTGCAGCTATCAC GGAAGATGGATGTAACGTGAAAGGATACTTTGCTTGGTCTCTCTTGGATAACTTTGAATGGGCATCTGGATTCAGTTCAAGGTTTGGTCTGTATTATGTTGATTACCATGACAAGCTCAGAAGATATGCGAAGGACTCAGCTTACTGGTTTAAGAGATTCTTGGCTCCAAATTAG
- the LOC141703776 gene encoding phosphatidylinositol/phosphatidylcholine transfer protein SFH10-like, producing the protein MLYYPQGHHGVDKDGQPVYIESLGKVDANKIMQATTLDRYVKYHVQEFERNFNDKFPACSIAAKKHIDQSTTILDVQGVGLKSFNKAARDLFQRIQSIDGNNHPETLCRMYIINAGSGFRLLWNTVKSFLDPKTTAKINVLGNKYQSKLLEIIDASELPEFLGGTCDCAKKGGCMQSDKGPWNDPEIMKVVFCLLSVFKFSQHFYPIHNPCKPSDGLSSQIFNGMMTLLMGIAAIVQLTRNVYRRLTAATLYSSSMPGADDSVRGQAHPYNMPSVTVSHNDYLMKMKRISNLEETVIILSQKPATMPNAAFSRVHDLEQEISATKKDLDDALVQQAHLIAFMEKKKKKKFIF; encoded by the exons ATGTTATACTATCCTCAAGGTCATCATGGAGTTGATAAAGATGGACAACCAGTTTATATTGAAAGTTTGGGTAAAGTTGATGCTAACAAGATCATGCAAGCCACTACACTAGACCGCTATGTTAAGTATCATGTTCAAGAATTTGAGAGGAACTTTAATGATAAATTTCCAGCCTGCTCAATTGCTGCAAAGAAACATATTGATCAAAGCACAACCATTCTTGATGTACAAGGGGTG GGACTGAAAAGTTTTAATAAAGCGGCCAGGGACCTTTTCCAACGTATTCAGAGTATTGATGGTAATAATCACCCCGAG ACCTTGTGCCGCATGTACATCATTAATGCTGGCTCTGGATTCAGGCTACTGTGGAACACAGTCAAATCATTCCTTGACCCAAAAACTACTGCCAAGATCAAT GTCCTTGGAAATAAGTACCAAAGCAAGTTGCTGGAGATAATTGATGCTAG TGAGCTCCCAGAGTTTTTAGGAGGTACTTGTGATTGCGCAAAGAAAGGTGGCTGTATGCAATCGGATAAGGGGCCATGGAATGATCCTGAGATCATGAAGGTTGTATTCTGTCTTCTTTcagttttcaaatttt CTCAACACTTTTACCCGATCCATAATCCATGCAAGCCAAGTGATGGACTAAGCAGCCAGATTTTCAATGGGATGATGACCCTTTTGATGGGCATTGCGGCTATAGTCCAACTGACTAGAAATGTTTACCGAAGGCTTACTGCTGCCACTCTCTACTCCAGCTCTATGCCTGGTGCTGATGATTCTGTTAGAGGTCAGGCACATCCCTACAATATGCCTTCAGTAACTGTATCTCACAATGACTACTTAATGAAGATGAAGCGTATAAGCAATCTTGAGGAAACAGTCATCATTCTCAGCCAGAAACCGGCAACAATGCCGAATGCAGCTTTCTCTCGTGTCCATGATCTAGAACAAGAGATTTCAGCTACCAAAAAG GATCTTGATGATGCCCTTGTGCAACAAGCACACCTCATAGCCTTCatggagaagaagaagaaaaagaagttTATTTTCTAG